AGCAGTATTTCCGGTATTGCATACTCCTGAAGGAGCTATTGTTTATGCACTTGATTTTAAATTTGATAACCATCAAAAGGTATCTCCGCCACCTGACTATAAAAGATTAAAAGAATTGGGTAGGAAAGGAGTACTTGCATTAATAGTTGAAACTACTAATGCTAAAAATTATGATGAAGTTAAAACTCATTCAGAAAGAATTGCTAGAAATATCTTAGAGGATGTAATGAGAGGACCATTACATGAAAAAACAGGTATGATAGTTACTACATTTTCCTCTCATGTGGAACGTGTACAGGCCATTGCCGATATTGCTAAGAAAAGTCACAGAGAAATATTTTTCTTAGGTCGTTCAATGGAGAGATTCTGCGGTATTGCACAAAAATTAGGAATCTTAAAATTACCTAAAAATGCCAGCATTTATGGATCTCCTAAAGCTGTTAATCGTGCTTTGATGAAAGCAGATAAAGACCGTGCAAATTACTTACTTGTAACTACTGGTCACCAAGGTGAACCTGATGCATTGCTTCCAAGAATTGCTAGCAACAGAACTCCTTTCAATATTAAAAAAGGAGACAATGTCATTATTTCAGCACCTATTATTCCAAATCCGACAAATGCTGCTAATAGGCATATTATGGAAAGAAGATTAAAATTAAATGGTGCGAGAATTTATCCTAATGCTCACGTTTCCGGGCACGCTGGAAGAGAGGATCACAGAGAATTCCTACGGATGATAAAACCGCAGCATATTATTCCGGCACACGGAGATTTATCCATGCTTTCAGCTTATGCTGAACTTGCTGAAGAAGAAGGGTATAGAATTGGATATGATATTCATATTTTAAGAAATGCTCAAGCACAAGTTTTTAAAAGTTAAGGGGGCAATTAAATGAGTGATGTAAAAGAGGTACTTGGAAGTTATTCAGAAGATGTAATTAAAACAATTGAAGAAGATTTATCTGTTATTACACCGAATAATCTTGGTGAAGCATCAGTTTATCTTACTAAAGCAGGTGGAAAAATGCTTAGGCCTGCTTTATCTTTAATTGTAAGTGAAGCTGTTGGAGGAAATCGTGAATCTGCTCTTAAAACGGGTGCAGCTATTGAATTAATCCACACATTCTCATTAATTCATGACGATATCATGGATGATGATGATATGAGGAGAGGAATGCCTTCTGTTCATAAAGTTTGGGGAGAAGATGTTGCTATTCTTGCAGGTGATACTCTATTCTCAAAAGCATTTGAAATGATTATCACTTCAAAAAACACTACTTCAGAACAGAACAACAAAGCATTAGCTACTGTTGCCGATGCATGTGTTAAAATTTGTGAAGGTCAAGCTTTAGACATGGGTTTTGAAGAAAGATTTGATGTTTGCGAAGATGAATACATGGAAATGATTTTCAAAAAAACTGGTGCCCTAATTGCGGCAGCTACAAAAGCAGGAGCTATTATGGGCGGAGCAGATGATGATGTCATTGATGCAATGTATGAGTATGGAC
This window of the Methanobrevibacter sp. V74 genome carries:
- a CDS encoding RNase J family beta-CASP ribonuclease, producing MSVEVIAIGGYQEVGKNMTAIRIGEDVVIFDMGIHLDRISMHEDTDIDRMHSLDLIERGVIPDDTLMKDVDGKVKGIVFSHGHLDHIGAVAKLAHRYDAPLFGTPYTAALIEKQIKGERKFKVTNPIKVLNPGSKIKLSKDITLEFVQSTHSIPQAVFPVLHTPEGAIVYALDFKFDNHQKVSPPPDYKRLKELGRKGVLALIVETTNAKNYDEVKTHSERIARNILEDVMRGPLHEKTGMIVTTFSSHVERVQAIADIAKKSHREIFFLGRSMERFCGIAQKLGILKLPKNASIYGSPKAVNRALMKADKDRANYLLVTTGHQGEPDALLPRIASNRTPFNIKKGDNVIISAPIIPNPTNAANRHIMERRLKLNGARIYPNAHVSGHAGREDHREFLRMIKPQHIIPAHGDLSMLSAYAELAEEEGYRIGYDIHILRNAQAQVFKS
- the idsA gene encoding short chain isoprenyl diphosphate synthase IdsA; translated protein: MSDVKEVLGSYSEDVIKTIEEDLSVITPNNLGEASVYLTKAGGKMLRPALSLIVSEAVGGNRESALKTGAAIELIHTFSLIHDDIMDDDDMRRGMPSVHKVWGEDVAILAGDTLFSKAFEMIITSKNTTSEQNNKALATVADACVKICEGQALDMGFEERFDVCEDEYMEMIFKKTGALIAAATKAGAIMGGADDDVIDAMYEYGRLIGLAFQIQDDYLDLASDEETLGKPIGSDIGKGKMTIIAIKGLASDDSGRFLEILKAEENSQEEIYEAIEILTNCGAIDYARNFALESVNQAKEVLEILPDSSFKKVLCDIANFVLGRNA